Genomic window (Capsicum annuum cultivar UCD-10X-F1 chromosome 10, UCD10Xv1.1, whole genome shotgun sequence):
ATCCTACCCCGTCTTAACCTGAAACTTTTAGATTCTAGGGCTTGTCATTGTTCTTGGACTTCTCGAAGGTATCATCTTTGTAAGGACACATTTTTAATAAAGGGATTTGAAGGACAGTTGGTTGGTAAAAGAACTGAATAGCAGATCGTCTGAGGTTTTCAAATGATGACCAAAAGTTGCGAAAATCTATACAAATAACTTTGTCCCTGTGTTGTTTTTTCTGATCCACGTGCTGGGAGGAAGGGAGAGGGAAGCTTTCTATcaaatttgcaaaattcatttTCGAAATCTTTAGCAATCCAAAGCCCTAATGGGAGAATTGACTTGTGGAATCTGATATGACTAGACTATGCTGCATCAGCGCCTCTTCATGTCCTCCCTCCTTTGCTAAAGCGATGCTAAAAATTTGTATTGCGGGAATATTTTATTCTTCCAGTCCCCCAAACTAACCCCTGCTAAGCCAAAAGAATTCTAGCTTGAAGTTCTGTCAACTTTTACTAATATTTAATCATCTTTATAGTTGAGCTAGACAAGTCTCCTTAAATTTGAACTTCTTTTGATTTGCATAtgttttttgaactttttttggtTTGCAGTTGTTGGTTTCCATGGTAGTCCGAATAAACACTCATACTTCTCCGTTTAATCCCTATGCTCCAAAATCATTATCCAATTTTGCTACGTGAGAGTTAAAAGAGAACTGAAATTCTTTAATATACTTATTAAGCATTTTAAAATGTAGTCGGTTGcaacttgtattatttttcatatagtttatccatatttttgagttttattttcaaaaacaaaacaaTGGTTGATTTTATCATTGTAAAGCAAAAAATAAGTTTATTGGGATGGAGGCAGCTAATGTGGTTTCACTACTAATTAAGTTAATGACAACCTATAAGAACAGAGTGTATTTGctttaagaaaaaagtaaaagaatatTAAATACAATTCACTAAAATAAGTTGGTATTAATAAGACTAGGTCGTGAATgtgcccagtgcactaaagctcccgctatgcatgGGATCTAGTAGAGGGCCAGGCCACAAGGGTTTACTGAACTCAACCTTACCCTGCATTTATGCAAGAGGCTGTTCATGGCTTGAACCGTGACCTCTTTGCTCACAGGACAACTACTTCTCCAGTTACTTCAATGTGCAAAAACAGAAAATGAGGAGGATTTTATTGGCGCTTCCAAataactactttttttttttttttttgagaagttCCAAATAACTACTCTTAACACTCAAGAATCTTATCAAGAACTCTTAACAGTCAACAAATTTTTTAAGAGCAACTCCCCAAATACGTACACatgattgaaaaattgaaatgCATAATTTTTCCTACTATTATTGATTACACCCTTTATTTTGATTGAGAATTTCCTTCAGGGCATCTCTGATTTACGAgcaaaattttactatatatgcATACAGGAAAGTTAACTATCTAAGAAGTTACTTATTAGGAGCGGACGACCATAATCATTCTTTTATGTGAACCGTTAATTTGCTCATTTATCATCTTCTTTATGCATATATTTCACTCTTCATGGCTCCCCATGTCAATactctaatattttcaaaatccaGAATCTTCCGTGTTCCGCTAGTTGAAGAATCTAAACATGGTTACTTTTCTTTTCGAATCTTAAAAAAGGACAGCCCGGTATACTAAATCTCTCGCTATGTGTGGCTCCGGGGAAGGATCGAACCACAAGGATTTATTGTACGCtgcttaccttgcatttctgcgaGAGGCTGTTTCCACAGGTTGAACCCGTGACCTTTGGGTCACATGGCGACAATTTTACCAGTTACTTCAAGCCTCCCCGTCAATCAAATCTTCTTAATTAAAATTAACTAGATTTCCTAAAAATTCTCCCCCATAATTTCCTCTTGGTTGTCTGCTAAGAACTTCTTGTTAGTCCATAATATGTTTCTAGAATAATCGTTTTTTGTTATCTGGTTTGCTTGAGGAATACTCCTGTTGAATATATAAGCTAGTTGAAGaatttggttcatttttagttcccttTTCTTTGTTCACTAGAGGCTAGttggacaacaacaacaacaaatccagtgtattcccacattgtgaggtctggggagggtaagatgtacgcagtccatatgtAGTGTGCATGTTTGTGCTTGTTCTTTTTGAACCTTACTCATNNNNNNNNNNNNNNNNNNNNNNNNNNNNNNNNNNNNNNNNNNNNNNNNNNNNNNNNNNNNNNNNNNNNNNNNNNNNNNNNNNNNNNNNNNNNNNNNNNNNNNNNNNNNNNNNNNNNNNNNNNNNNNNNNNNNNNNNNNNNNNNNNNNNNNNNNNNNNNNNNNNNNNNNNNNNNNNNNNNNNNNNNNNNNNNNNNNNNNNNNNNNNNNNNNNNNNNNNNNNNNNNNNNNNNNNNNNNNNNNNNNNNNNNNNNNNNNNNNNNNNNNNNNNNNNNNNNNNNNNNNNNNNNNNNNNNNNNNNNNNNNNNNNNNNNNNNNNNNNNNNNNNNNNNNNNNNNNNNNNNNNNNNNNNNNNNNNNNNNNNNNNNNNNNNNNNNNNNNNNNNNNNNNNNNNNNNNNNNNNNNNNNNNNNNNNNNNNNNNNNNNNNNNNNNNNNNNNNNNNNNNNNNNNNNNNNNNNNNNNNNNNNNNNNNNNNNNNNNNNNNNNNNNNNNNNNNNNNNNNNNNNNNNNNNNNNNNNNNNNNNNNNNNNNNNNNNNNNNNNNNNNNNNNNNNNNNNNNNNNNNNNNNNNNNNNNNNNNNNNNNNNNNNNNNNNNNNNNNNNNNNNNNNNNNNNNNNNNNNNNNNNNNNNNNNNNNNNNNNNNNNNNNNNNNNNNNNNNNNNNNNNNNNNNNNNNNNNNNNNNNNNNNNNNNNNNNNNNNNNNNNNNNNNNNNNNNNNNNNNNNNNNNNNNNNNNNNNNNNNNNNNNNNNNNNNNNNNNNNNNNNNNNNNNNNNNNNNNNNNNNNNNNNNNNNNNNNNNNNNNNNNNNNNNNNNNNNNNNNNNNNNNNNNNNNNNNNNNNNNNNNNNNNNNNNNNNNNNNNNNNNNNNNNNNNNNNNNNNNNNNNNNNNNNNNNNNNNNNNNNNNNNNNNNNNNNNNNNNNNNNNNNNNNNNNNNNNNNNNNNNNNNNNNNNNNNNNNNNNNNNNNNNNNNNNNNNNNNNNNNNNNNNNNNNNNNNNNNNNNNNNNNNNNNNNNNNNNNNNNNNNNNNNNNNNNNNNNNNNNNNNNNNNNNNNNNNNNNNNNNNNNNNNNNNNNNNNNNNNNNNNNNNNNNNNNNNNNNNNNNNNNNNNNNNNNNNNNNNNNNNNNNNNNNNNNNNNNNNNNNNNNNNNNNNNNNNNNNNNNNNNNNNNNNNNNNNNNNNNNNNNNNNNNNNNNNNNNNNNNNNNNNNNNNNNNNNNNNNNNNNNNNNNNNNNNNNNNNNNNNNNNNNNNNNNNNNNNNNNNNNNNNNNNNNNNNNNNNNNNNNNNNNNNNNNNNNNNNNNNNNNNNNNNNNNNNNNNNNNNNNNNNNNNNNNNNNNNNNNNNNNNNNNNNNNNNNNNNNNNNNNNNNNNNNNNNNNNNNNNNNNNNNNNNNNNNNNNNNNNNNNNNNNNNNNNNNNNNNNNNNNNNNNNNNNNNNNNNNNNNNNNNNNNNNNNNNNNNNNNNNNNNNNNNNNNNNNNNNNNNNNNNNNNNNNNNNNNNNNNNNNNNNNNNNNNNNNNNNNNNNNNNNNNNNNNNNNNNNNNNNNNNNNNNNNNNNNNNNNNNNNNNNNNNNNNNNNNNNNNNNNNNNNNNNNNNNNNNNNNNNNNNNNNNNNNNNNNNNNNNNNNNNNNNNNNNNNNNNNNNNNNNNNNNNNNNNNNNNNNNNNNNNNNNNNNNNNNNNNNNNNNNNNNNNNNNNNNNNNNNNNNNNNNNNNNNNNNNNNNNNNNNNNNNNNNNNNNNNNNNNNNNNNNNNNNNNNNNNNNNNNNNNNNNNNNNNNNNNNNNNNNNNNNNNNNNNNNNNNNNNNNNNNNNNNNNNNNNNNNNNNNNNNNNNNNNNNNNNNNNNNNNNNNNNNNNNNNNNNNNNNNNNNNNNNNNNNNNNNNNNNNNNNNNNNNNNNNNNNNNNNNNNNNNNNNNNNNNNNNNNNNNNNNNNNNNNNNNNNNNNNNNNNNNNNNNNNNNNNNNNNNNNNNNNNNNNNNNNNNNNNNNNNNNNNNNNNNNNNNNNNNNNNNNNNNNNNNNNNNNNNNNNNNNNNNNNNNNNNNNNNNNNNNNNNNNNNNNNNNNNNNNNNNNNNNNNNNNNNNNNNNNNNNNNNNNNNNNNNNNNNNNNNNNNNNNNNNNNNNNNNNNNNNNNNNNNNNNNNNNNNNNNNNNNNNNNNNNNNNNNNNNNNNNNNNNNNNNNNNNNNNNNNNNNNNNNNNNNNNNNNNNNNNNNNNNNNNNNNNNNNNNNNNNNNNNNNNNNNNNNNNNNNNNNNNNNNNNNNNNNNNNNNNNNNNNNNNNNNNNNNNNNNNNNNNNNNNNNNNNNNNNNNNNNNNNNNNNNNNNNNNNNNNNNNNNNNNNNNNNNNNNNNNNNNNNNNNNNNNNNNNNNNNNNNNNNNNNNNNNNNNNNNNNNNNNNNNNNNNNNNNNNNNNNNNNNNNNNNNNNNNNNNNNNNNNNNNNNNNNNNNNNNNNNNNNNNNNNNNNNNNNNNNNNNNNNNNNNNNNNNNNNNNNNNNNNNNNNNNNNNNNNNNNNNNNNNNNNNNNNNNNNNNNNNNNNNNNNNNNNNNNNNNNNNNNNNNNNNNNNNNNNNNNNNNNNNNNNNNNNNNNNNNNNNNNNNNNNNNNNNNNNNNNNNNNNNNNNNNNNNNNNNNNNNNNNNNNNNNNNNNNNNNNNNNNNNNNNNNNNNNNNNNNNNNNNNNNNNNNNNNNNNNNNNNNNNNNNNNNNNNNNNNNNNNNNNNNNNNNNNNNNNNNNNNNNNNNNNNNNNNNNNNNNNNNNNNNNNNNNNNNNNNNNNNNNNNNNNNNNNNNNNNNNNNNNNNNNNNNNNNNNNNNNNNNNNNNNNNNNNNNNNNNNNNNNNNNNNNNNNNNNNNNNNNNNNNNNNNNNNNNNNNNNNNNNNNNNNNNNNNNNNNNNNNNNNNNNNNNNNNNNNNNNNNNNNNNNNNNNNNNNNNNNNNNNNNNNNNNNNNNNNNNNNNNNNNNNNNNNNNNNNNNNNNNNNNNNNNNNNNNNNNNNNNNNNNNNNNgtgtatatatcttctatagatgtatatatttaacgtatacatgtgtatttttttttataaattagtatataactatatatatagtgtgtgtatatattgttgtatatatattgaagtatattttctttaaagtagtacatatatatcgaatggtacatatatatgtgtatatattttctatagacgtatatatttaacgtatacacgtgtatatattttataaattattatatatatcattatattgtagtatatgttttatttagagtaatatatatatttaactaatgtATAGTCGTAGACACGATTACATgagtaattgtgtatatgtgtatatattttttaaattctaatgtagtatatactatatatatagtgtatatatattgttcaacgtatttaaaatgtatatacgtgggtatatatagtgtatataggagattttttttttttggtttttgactGAATTTTTTACCGATTTTGATCGGGTTTAAGTGGGTTGGAccaggttgggttaagtgggtcggttcagggttgtttttaaaaaattactgttGGGCCTGGAATCGGACTAGCCCATTTAACCATGCCCGGATCCGGACCGGCCCACAACCCGGCTAACCTTCACGGGCTGGTTCTGGATTGAACcaacccggcccacttgacaccccttGTTTGAGgggataaaataagttaattgtatGTTTGAACTATTTTTTCCTATTTGCTAGCCTGATGGACTGATTGGTTATGGTACATAAATTATCGAAAAAGTCAGCTAATGATGATGCTTGCACTGGATAAGTTGAGTGACTTTGAAATTGAGGTCTGATTTGGTTTAAGACACGAAGTGCTTTGCTTGAATTTATTGATGCTTTGGGGTCAGAGTTGCACGCCTGCGCATCATGCATTGTATTTCATATGGGATCGGGGTGTATGCCTGcacagtattatatatatttattgggatcggagtgcacgcctgcacagtattatatatatttattgggatcaaAGTGCACACCTGcacagtattatatatatttattaggaTCGGACTGTACACCTGCacagtattatatttatttattgggattggagtgcacgcctgcacagtattatatttatttattgggatcggagtgcacgcctgcacagtattatatttatttattgggatcggagtgcacgccCGCACATTATATTTATTGATCGGAGTGCACGCTTGCACAGTATATTTATTGGGATTGAGTGCACGTCTGCACAGTATATTTATTAGGAGTAGAGTGCACGCTTGCACAATACACATATTGGGTCGAagtgcacgcctgcacaataTATGCATTTGTATTGCATCGCATTGCATTGATTCATTTGGTTTAGATTGGTTAAAGTATATTTGTTGACCTTGTACTTATTGTGTATGAGTTATTTGTTTTCCTAGATTGTGAAAGGTCTTCCTGAGCACAGGTTGTGTGTTTGTGTTTAGATGATTTCTGTGGTGTCACTCGtcaccactttgaattagggTCGGTCGATGATGCTTACTGAATACACGTGGTTCCGTACTCACCCTTGCTTTTTCTGCACCCTACTTGTAGACACCGATCCGACGACCTTTAGATATTGACTCTCATGGTTTTTTCTTTGCTAGCATCATTGGAGATTCGAGGTAGCTGCTACTGGCTTTAGAGACTACTGAAATCTCCTTCAGCCTTATTCTTATGCATTTTCCGCATTTTGAAACACTCGAACTTTCTTTTGGTTCTGTATTTAGTAGCTTGTATTAGTGACTTCCAGACTTAGGATTATCtatgatttgttttttttctattctacttatgagattattcgggaTTGGTTATGTTGATATTGTCTTTCGATTATGTGAGTTTGGATGTGGTTCTTGAAATTGGGTATTTGACTTACTTATCACGAAGGGTGAAATAGGTGCCATCACGATCCCGAATTCGGGCCGTGACATGCTTGTTCTAAAATACTTGTCCTACTAACCTTTTCTCAATTTTACTCCTATTAAATGTCACacttcttaaaattttttaaaaacagaATTGTTAAATTTCAAAGTCATTAAAGGTAAATGACCCCTCTTTTCAGTACTACTCAAAGCCATTTTTGTTTAATGaatcaaatttatcaaataaattaatttttgatttctACTCCATAATTATTGCTTAGTTATTAAAgtataatgagaaaaaaataagtgCATCTTTAATCATTGGCATTTTAAGGGGTGTGCCAAGTATAAAGGGTCAAGTAatttgaaacgaagggagtatattaattttagaaaatgacGTCAAATAATTCATTTCTTGCCCCTTTTGGTCTATTTTGGAATTTTAATTGCCTCGTtagaatttttcaagaaaaaaattacccTTAATTTAAGGGGCTCCGAAATCCATGAAAAGCATCGAAAATCGAAGGAATAGAACTTGAGAAGCGTATCatagttgaattgaattgatcTGACTTCACAAAGTATAAAGCAAAAAGTATTTGCGCCCACCGTGGGGCTCGAACCCACGACCACAAGGTTAAGAGCCTTGCGCTCTACCAACTGAGCTAGACGGGCTTGTTGGTCTTGATGTTtcaatattatcatcatattGTTTGGCACGATGGACATCttgtatcaaaaaaaaaaaaaaaagaattagaaaagaTCCATCGGATGTCTTTGGGTAATGGGTAGCCAGAATGCGTGGGGTTTAGGAAGTGTCAGATTACAAAGGTGTATTTTATGTCTTTTGATTGCGTTTGTCTTATTCATAGTCatctttgtaatattttttttaacattgaTACTTTGATTAAGTTTGTAAGCAGTTCGACTAGTTTCACTATATATATCTGCTACCTCCCACCAACATAAGTATCGGGTGGAAATCCTCACACAAAACGTTTGAAATATCACACATTACAACTACTTAAATTTTCACCTAAACATGAAAATTCAGTTGGAAATCCTCACACaaacaattaaaatatataaGTACAAAATAAACACATGCAGGTCTTCACTTGAACAAGGTATTGAATGTCTGAAAGTTCAGGCTTAGTTACATCTATTGGTACTTACAGTGCAACAAAGCAAAGTTGCTGAGTTTGCTAGAGGAAGCATATCCTAGTTACATTTCTTGTTTATACTACAGAAACTCAATGCATATTCTTAGATATATGCATCAAGCTTAATAACCGAATCTACGGTATCTGTACAGTCTCGTACAATTCGTTAACAAATATTTAATCTATCAGTAGTTTTTTCCTATAGTCTCCATGCGATCAACGGAGAGAACGGCTAAACAATTCCTATGTAAAAGATAAGTCATGCACCTACCTGGCCTTAATAAATGTCAATGAACATTAGCTCATCTAAAAGATCATCGAATATGAGATCCTCGAGCTCCAAGCCAACACACTCTGCATCAAACTGCAGGTTCATCCAATGGTCACCTTTTGCTAGATCACGACTCGCAACATCACCAAGTAGTGATTGATCATTGATCTCCAGGTTGAAACTGAGCCACCAGCTTATCTCTCTCCATACCTCCTCAAGCAGATGGTATCCAACATGCAGCATTGGATGGATATAAGAACGAGGAGTTAACGCCTTTGGCCAGTATAAAGATGATCTGTCGTAAAGCTGTAATACGACCTCGTTGATTAAATCAAACAGAAGAAGTTGATTGCAGATTCCATTTTCTTCATCATAGCCTGAACAGTCGGGTTGAGAAAGAAAACATCCTCCCACATCATCAAATGCCGAAAGGTTCATAAATTCATTTCCTCTAAAGCCTGATAGATCCAACACATCTTTTACATAGTTGAATTCAGCTTTATTTCTTTCATCCACTTGAATAAGCAATAGATTTCTCTTCTGTTCATCGGTTGATATTCCTTCTTCATTAGTGCCGAATGCATTTTCTGCTATGCCTGAGGAATCCATGTCAGATTTTTGAAAGGACATAAAATAAAACAGGTATTAAAAAAGGTTCTTGTGGTATCACTTTCGTGGTGCATATCTTCAGTCTAGAAAGGCATATGGACAACGGGATAAAGACTGTAAAATTCCCTCAAAATACCTTCAGTTGCGGAGAGATCTGCTGGGACGGTAGTAGCTTCTTCAATAATCATATCAGGCATAGTAGTAGGAATCGGTTTATCGGAAGTGGAATTAGAAGATGACTTTCCCTCTTTATTGTATTCAACCAGAAGAGAGTTCTCCTCTGTCTTTAAGTCACCAATGTCATCTGAATTCTCGCTGACATCAAGAAAATCTTCTGGAATCTTGGCGTCTGAACTGgaatcttgttgaattttccttTCTGAACCTAATGGAATATGAAGGGAATTCTGTTCACTGCTTCTGGATGCGGCCAATGCAGCTGTATCAAGTGTTTCTGAATAACTGGCTTCGGGAGTATCCTCAAACCGGAAAGAAGGGTAGTGCCTAAGATCAGGCAAAGAAAGAATCCTCTCTAGGACTATGGTCCTACTTCTACCTGGTGAAGGTGATCTAGATGCTCTCAAACTAGACCTTTCAGAGCTCAGCTGCTTTTCGTCCGTACTGAAGCAGGATTCAAGCAATCTATTGTAACTGTCTAGTGAGTCATTGAGCGATGACGTTCTTGAAAAAGATTTCTTCTGGCTCTTGCTAAATGTAGAATGGTATCCGTCATGTCCATCTGCAGTTGGCTTCTCAGCTAGATAGGTTCCCTGTTTAACATCATTGGATGACCTATGGCCATGCGGAACCTTATGAAGGACACCGTCCATGACAATTCGATGCTTCTCCTTACGGCTCTCCTTAAGCGCATGTGTTATTTTCTCCTTCAAGTTCTTGAAACGTGCAAGGACAAGTTTGCTATTGTGATGTTTGTGTTTGGCACCAGATGAACTCGGAGGGACCTTATCAAATGATTCAAATCTTGTCAGCACATCTTTTACGACTTCCTCCTTTCTCCTCGTTACTAAATGTCTGTTCAACTTTTCTGCAGATTCAAATACAGCAGTCCCCAGTAATTCACCCCTAATTTGTGACTCGTCCTGACAGCTCTTGTGATTGCTTGACCTGTCGATTTTCCCCAGTGAGAGACGGGAAGGAAATGACACGGACTTAGTTAAGCCTTTGGATGCATGTGCCCCATGTAACTGACTCGCTAATGAAGAATTTGGGTCCTGTAATATTTTAAGGAATAACTCCTCTCTCATGTTCAGTAAATCAAGAGCATCCAAAAATAGCTTCGACTCTTCAGTGGACACATTTTTAGTCCGCTCTCTAAAATAAAGTGATTGTGTACGACGAAGAGTGAAGTTTGTAACTGGTTGCTTCCCGTTCTTGGTAGTAGCACATTGCTTTAAGTGATTCATATCAAGCATAGCTGCACACAACTCACATGTGTGGGTGGTTACAGCATCCTTTCTTTCCTCCGGCTGGGGTGGATCTAACAAACTAGCAATGGTAGAATACTCATTCTGAGGCTGCTGCAAAGTCTCGTCATTTAAAGAACTTTTTGGAGAAGAAACTAAATTACTAGGGCCTAGATAGCGAATAGGAGCAGTTTGTTCCAGTGGCATTGTTGTAGGACAGGACACACTTCGGCGATGTTGGACCTTTTTTCTAGATATTAGCTCTTTTGTAACCAAAGTTTTTAAACGAGACTTTATTGAACTTTTGTGATGTGGGGCTGCAGTTTTCTCTACAATCTAAAATAGTAAATCTGTGAGCATATACACTTATGTGCGAAACACACGTTGTCTCTTTGCACATGTATCAGAAGAAGCAATCacaaaacaaaagaggaaaaagcAGGAAGTGCGATATTTTGCAGAAACTTACAGGGGAATCATCAGATTTGACATCTACTTTTTCTGGATAGCTAGTCGAATCAGTTGTAGTTGCATTACTCCTATGATCTCCTGCCGCTGAAAAAAAGGAAATTGCATATCACACCTTGTTTTCACTAACTTGTTTTTAAGTGTCAAATCTGAATAGCTGCCAAGGACTAAATGGAGTGGCGTCATCACATCGAGTGAAGGGTGTTAGGTGTTACACCCTTCATCAGAAAATTGTACCGTGTATATAGGACAAAATTTAAATCTTGGACAGATATTTAAACCTTGAatacacttagaaaaattcctGGCACCACCTACTAAAATGATAAGTTGAAAATATGGACATGCTACACAATCAATAGGCTTGAGAACAACAAATAGTAGAGGAATGCAGTTACTCCTCCAACATTAAACCTTAAATCTTGTAAACAAATCCCTTCATATTTGGAAATGCTATATAGCATGAAAAAATGATCCTTTTTGTATCTAAAGGGGCAGCCCCATGCACAAAGCATTCCACAATAGAGGGGTCCAGAAAGGACCACCCCAAAGAGTGTGATGTAGACTGTCTACCCTAATGCAAGCATTCGTGTCTGCTTTCACTGCTCCAGCCGAGGAAAATATTCTACCAACAACTAATGTTTTTCTTACCAGCAAAATGCTTTCCACCAGCCTGCTTTATGTATGGGAGGCGTTTCCTGACTTGATGCCACCGTTGTTGTTGATTTAAATGATGAAGTATCCCAAACATGCATCCTGAAGGACTACATTCTCGTCGGTTTCTCAGACCCTTTCCCATGGTATTACAATGTATTCTTTGTGAACCAGCAGCAGGTACTACCTAATTAATTCAGAGTTTTCCAACATCCTACACCTGATACATGTGATGTATACCGAATTAGACAAAGCTGATGTATCAACAAGAGCTAATAGAACATGTTTTATTCCCAAATAAAGGAAATATAAGAATTCATGAGTGCGATCATCAAAACTTCAGTTAAAATATATCAAAGAGCTTAAGAGACGCGTCTTTTCTAATGAAAGTATTTTCTATCAAACTGTAGAAACTAACTTGCCTCACCAtatacaacagcaacaacatactAGTGTTATCCCATAGGTGGGTCTGAGGTGGCTAGTGCGTTCACAGACTTTACCTCTACCTTGggaggtagagaagttgtttctgaTTATCCTCAGCTCAAGGAAAAGCATTTCAGAACTTCCTTCACCATAGAGACAGAAGTAAAATTTTTTACATATATCCAAGTCATATTCAATCTCACTTCAAGCAAGATTTAAACATTATTATCAACTTTTAATAGTGCTTCATTCTTTGTAAcaatcgaaaacaacctctctacttcatctgaggtagtg
Coding sequences:
- the LOC107844996 gene encoding protein TRM32-like gives rise to the protein MGKGLRNRRECSPSGCMFGILHHLNQQQRWHQVRKRLPYIKQAGGKHFAAAGDHRSNATTTDSTSYPEKVDVKSDDSPIVEKTAAPHHKSSIKSRLKTLVTKELISRKKVQHRRSVSCPTTMPLEQTAPIRYLGPSNLVSSPKSSLNDETLQQPQNEYSTIASLLDPPQPEERKDAVTTHTCELCAAMLDMNHLKQCATTKNGKQPVTNFTLRRTQSLYFRERTKNVSTEESKLFLDALDLLNMREELFLKILQDPNSSLASQLHGAHASKGLTKSVSFPSRLSLGKIDRSSNHKSCQDESQIRGELLGTAVFESAEKLNRHLVTRRKEEVVKDVLTRFESFDKVPPSSSGAKHKHHNSKLVLARFKNLKEKITHALKESRKEKHRIVMDGVLHKVPHGHRSSNDVKQGTYLAEKPTADGHDGYHSTFSKSQKKSFSRTSSLNDSLDSYNRLLESCFSTDEKQLSSERSSLRASRSPSPGRSRTIVLERILSLPDLRHYPSFRFEDTPEASYSETLDTAALAASRSSEQNSLHIPLGSERKIQQDSSSDAKIPEDFLDVSENSDDIGDLKTEENSLLVEYNKEGKSSSNSTSDKPIPTTMPDMIIEEATTVPADLSATEGIAENAFGTNEEGISTDEQKRNLLLIQVDERNKAEFNYVKDVLDLSGFRGNEFMNLSAFDDVGGCFLSQPDCSGYDEENGICNQLLLFDLINEVVLQLYDRSSLYWPKALTPRSYIHPMLHVGYHLLEEVWREISWWLSFNLEINDQSLLGDVASRDLAKGDHWMNLQFDAECVGLELEDLIFDDLLDELMFIDIY